The following are encoded together in the Ictalurus punctatus breed USDA103 chromosome 1, Coco_2.0, whole genome shotgun sequence genome:
- the selenbp1 gene encoding methanethiol oxidase, with the protein MASTCSGCGPGYKSPLDAMNGPQEEIVYLPCIYRNTEIRKPDYLATVDVNPKSPTYCKVIHRLPMPNMNDELHHSGWNTCSSCFGDASKKRNRLILPSLISSRIYVIDVGTDARAPRLHKTVEPVEVFWKCGLANPHTSHCLGTGQIMISTLGDPSGNGKGGFVLLDGETFEVIGNWELPGEAAPFGYDFWYQPRHNVMISTEWGAPKVLAKGFNPADVKAGHYGERIHVWDWTTHKHMQTLHLGEEGAIPLEIRFLHDPAAAEGYVGCALQGTVFRFYKTPKGDWAAEKVIKVPKKKVEGWVLPEMPSLITDILLSLDDRFLYFSNWLHGDVRQYDITDKRNPRMVGQVFLGGSIQNDGPVKVLEDKELEQQPSPRIVKGKRIPGSPQMLQLSLDGKRLYVTTSLYSAWDKQFYPEMIKQGSVMLQIDVDTVKGGLTLNENFLVDFGQEPDGPALAHEVRYPGGDCTSDIWL; encoded by the exons ATGG CATCTACCTGCTCAGGGTGTGGACCAGGTTACAAAAGTCCTCTGGATGCCATGAATG GTCCTCAAGAGGAGATTGTTTACCTGCCCTGTATTTACCGGAATACTGAAATCCGAAAGCCTGACTATCTTGCAACCGTTGATGTCAATCCCAAATCTCCCACTTATTGCAAG GTCATTCACAGGTTGCCTATGCCCAATATGAACGATGAGCTGCACCACTCTGGATGGAATACCTGCAGCAGTTGTTTTGGTGATGCCTCCAAAAAACGCAACCGGCTTATCTTACCCTCCCTGATCTCCTCCCGGATCTACGTTATTGATGTGGGAACAGATGCCCGTGCTCCACGACTTCACAAG ACAGTAGAACCTGTGGAGGTGTTCTGGAAATGTGGCCTGGCCAATCCTCATACTTCTCACTGCTTGGGCACTGGCCAAATCATGATCAGTACCCTGGGCGACCCCTCAGGAAATGGAAAGG gTGGATTCGTGTTGTTGGATGGTGAGACATTTGAAGTGATTGGAAACTGGGAATTGCCTGGTGAAGCAGCGCCCTTTGGATATGACTTCTGGTACCAACCACGTCATAATGTGATGATTAGCACCGAGTGGGGAGCACCCAAAGTACTCGCCAAGGGATTCAATCCTGCAGATGTCAAAGCAG GTCACTATGGAGAGCGCATCCATGTGTGGGACTGGACCACTCACAAGCATATGCAGACTCTGCATCTGGGAGAAGAAGGGGCCATTCCTCTAGAGATCCGCTTTCTGCATGACCCTGCTGCAGCTGAGGGTTATGTGGGCTGTGCACTCCAGGGCACTGTGTTCCGCTTCTACAAGACTCCG AAAGGGGACTGGGCTGCAGAGAAAGTAATCAAGGTTCCTAAGAAAAAAGTAGAGGGTTGGGTCCTACCGGAGATGCCAA GTCTCATCACAGACATTTTACTGTCACTGGATGACCGCTTCCTGTACTTCAGCAACTGGTTGCATGGAGACGTTCGACAGTATGACATCACTGACAAGAGGAATCCCCGTATGGTGGGACAG GTCTTTCTGGGAGGCAGCATTCAAAACGATGGTCCTGTTAAAGTACTAGAGGACAAGGAACTGGAACAGCAACCTTCCCCACGAATAGTGAAG GGCAAGCGAATACCAGGAAGTCCACAGATGCTGCAGCTGAGCCTGGATGGGAAAAGACTCTATGTGACTACTTCTCTATACAGTGCATGGGACAAACAGTTCTACCCTGAGATGATAAA GCAAGGCTCAGTCATGCTGCAGATTGATGTGGACACAGTGAAGGGTGGCCTGACGCTGAATGAGAATTTCTTGGTGGATTTCGGACAGGAACCTGACGGTCCTGCTCTTGCTCACGAGGTTCGATACCCTGGTGGGGACTGCACCTCCGACATCTGGCTGTGA